The segment CTTACCCCCACCTGCTTTTTTCGACATTTTTCACCTGTTCTTCTTGACTATATGTTCTTAGAGGATATATATCTAGTATAGACGAATATCCATAAAGACACAACAAACCAGAGGAGAGCTTTATGAAAATCTTCGTAAGAGAAAGAGCAAGGGCAGACGAAGGAACCAAGCGCCCCCGCTACCGTGTTGTTGGCGTACAGGGCGAAGGGCTGACCATCAAGGTCAAGCGCATCCGCAAATGTGAGCTCAATCAAATTGCTGAGCACACAGGAGCTGAGATTGTATACCTTGAACGTGATGGCAAAGGCAGCGAAGGAAAGAAGGACTAGAACAACCGGGGACCATGCTCAGCAGGGTCCCCGGTTTTAATTTTATTTATATACGATGGTTCCGACATGCTCTCCGCGCAATGCGGCATGAACACATTCGGGATCGTGCAATACATCAATAATCTGGAACTGCTTGAGTGTCTTGGCATTTTTTAGGAAGGTCAGGACTGCCCGTTCCACAATCAGATCATCGAGATCCATTTCAATCAGTTCGTCCACATGGATGCGGTCATAGAACTTGAGGGTTTCGCGATCCTTGGCCTTTTTGGGGTCGTCCTCGTAAAGTCCTTTCTCATCTTTCAGATAAATAACTGACTTTGCACCGATGTTTTCTGCCAGCAGGAAAGCACCGGAGTCTGTACGGTGCGGCGGGATGGACCCGACTTCAGCGGGATGCTCGAAAAAACCGTAGGGCGGGATACCGGTGGTAATAGGCAGGTAGCCGAGCTGGCAGTACATATTAAGCTGCTCTAGATGCTCACCATGCCCGATCTTTACGCCGCCGTGCTTAGCCAAAAGTATGGAAAGCATTTCCGCATTCTGCCACGAAACCTTATCGCCTAACTTTGAAAGAACCCCGGTAGGCATGCCGAGGTCAATGCCAATGTTGTAGACGTGACGGGCTCGGGTTCCGCCCCCGGTCATGAGCAGAATCTTGTGCTCTTCCTTGGCCTTGACCAGCTCATCAAGGATGGGAAAAAGTGCTTTAGCACCGCGGTCCATGATGGACTGCCCACCGATTTTCAGCACATTAACTTCCGGCTGCATATGGAAATACTCGTCTGCTTCTGTATTACGCAAACAATCTTTCCCCACAAGGGATTCACCCAACAGTTTGGTTTCTATGTGCAGACGGCCCTTCTCACCATCTTCCTTAATCAACTTACCCATAAGACCCTCCGTTTTATCAAAATTGTCCCCCCCGTTGATTTGATAGGGGGAGACAAGATTATAAACCATTTCCTACTATTGAAACACCTTAAATTTTATAAAAACCATACTCAACACAATCCCGGCCCCGAATGCCCATGCGAGATTGCTGATCAAAGTAACTACCAGCATGAGGACGATTACGGCCTGTGCGGGGCGTCCAGTTATATCGCGCGCAGCCATTATCAATTGCAGTCCGGCGAAAACAAGCAGCACACCGAGCACCCCCATAGGAATAAGTTGCAGAACTTTTACCGACTCTGGACCGAATCCAATTGCCAGCAGAACAAAAAGCACACCGATAATAATATTTGAACCGCAGGTGCGCGCTCCGAAACGGTAATGCGCAGCAAGCCCCCCCGCACCATGGCAAACCGGCATACCACCCACCATGGCAGCAAAGCCATTGGCAAGCCCCATGCTTATACACAAAGCCCGGTCTGTTACCCTGCGTCCTTCATCGCCGAAATATTCATAACTCAAGTCGCGGTTGGCAATAACGGCATTTCCAAGCGTCATTGGTATCTGGGGTAAAACAAGAGCCAGCAAGGCGAATGAAAACTCCTCACCGGAAGGAAAACCAAAAGGAAACAACTGCGGCAGATGAAACCCCAGACTAAGATCAGCCAGCCCCCGCCATGCACCAAGAAAACCGCCGAGAATCGCCCCGAAACCGACAACTACAAGACCTGCCGGAACACGTTTACTGTTGATCAATTTAAGGGTGACTAATCCGAAAATTAAACCGAAGACCAGGCTGAGCGGAATCGGACCTAGTGCCTGATACGACAAAAAAGGCTCAACTTTGCCCAAAGTCTCCTGCAGACCGCTTGTGCCGGCCGCAAGATAAACCCCTTTAAGCAGAAGCAGTATTCCTGTCGAAACCTGCACGCCACGGATAACAGGCAATGGAATCAATCGGGAAGCCTTGTTGACCAATCCGCTTGCGCCAAGGAAAAACAGGAATACGGCGACAATCATCCCGGACGCGCTTATCACCGCCGGGCTTAGCGACTGGGCGATAGCATAAGCTGAAATCACTTTCATGGGCTGCACCGCAATGGGAACCCGATAGTACATACCGCCTAAAAGATAGAAAACTCCTACTGTTAGAAACAGCCCTGTAGCGGAAAGCCCGTTAACAATTATCATGGCAAAAGCCAGAGGCAGCATGGCACCCAGATCACCGACAGAACCGGCCCATTCCATCCTGTTTAAACTTATACGCACTGCGATCCCTCTATTTCTATCATCTCAGGTTACATTAATACTGTATTATACTATAAAATAACAATGTTTTTAAAAGATGACACTGTAGACATAATTTCATCAGACATTTCCACATACATATAAGAGACTCCCGGACGTTTTAGCACACCGGGAGTTTCACAAATTGAATCAGGAACATGACAAGACATATCTTCCCAAGTAACCATAAATGACAACTTACTTGAATGTAACATGTTCAAATAAAAAAAGTCACCCTGATTTGGGTGACTTTTTAAGATTCCATCGTTTCAATACTACCACGGCATCGGGTCGGGCAGGATTACGTCATCGGAATAATCATACTGATCGAATTGCTCCGAAAACCAGTCGAAGAATTCAAAATAGGGAAAAATCTTTCGCCCGGCTTCCACCTTATCCAGGGCCTTCTCGCCGTCAATATCAATTGCCTTGGAATCAAGGGCCATGATGGGCACCAGATCCTGTGGGCAGACATAGGCAACATTACCCACAACATAGTAACGAATTTCGTACTTTTTATAGGTAACTTTTTTTACAACCGTTTTGCTCATACACACCTCTCACTTGATCTCTCAAAATTCAGCAGGTCATAAATCAAATGGAGACACTGTTCAACAGCTTAAATTTTGCGCTGGATATAGTCCCTGAAATCAGTTTCCTTCCGTTGAAACTTCCCTTCAAAAAAAGGTGAAGAAATGAGGAATTCAGCGGTCGAACGGTTGCTGGCAGTCGGGATATTATATAGGACAGCCAGACGCAGCAGGGCTTTCACGTCAACATCATGCGGTTGCGGTTGCATGGGGTCCCAAAAAAAGATCAGCACATCAATTTTACCTTCGGAGATCATAGCCCCTAACTGCTGATCTCCACCCAGCGGACCGGATTTCAATTTGTTTACCGATTTGAAATCATAACTATCATCATTCTTCTGGGTCACCCTTTCCTTGATCATTGCTTCTACCAGTCCCCCAGTGGTCCCGGTAGCCACAAGGTTATGTCTGGACAATATCATATGGTTGCAGTCCACGAAGTCGAGCAATTCTTTTTTACAATTATCGTGTGCGACTACGGCTATATTTTTTACTATGCTCATGGCTGTCATCCTCTTGAAGTTAAAAGATAATCAATATTCAACACTATGCCATGAGCTAAAAAGAATGTCACTTCAGCAATGTTAAGAGTGTAAAAACAAAAAGGGCTGCCGAAAATTCAGCAGCCCGAAAAATTCATAGATCCGATCCTTAAAAATGCTCTTCCCACTCTTTAAGTTTGAAGCCGATAAGGACAAAGTTGTCTGCGACAAGAACTGGCCGCTTGCAAAGCATTCCGTCACCGGAAAGAAGCTCGAAAAGATCAGAGTCAGACATGGAGTCTATTGTTTCTTTCAGCCCCATTTCCTTATATTTTTTACCATTGGTATTAACAAACTTCTTTTTATCCACTCCGGAAATTTTCTGCCAGCTGAGAAATTCATCTTTTGTCGGGGTCTCTTTAACAATATGGCGGATAGTGAAATCCACCCCTTTCTCTTCAAGCCAAGCCTTGGCTTTGCGGGAAGTGGTTCAGCTCGGATAATGCATTAGAATCATGTTTTTTATTCTCCGTCTTAAGATTGCGGACAATCCTGAATATTTTTCACATAGATATCATAAATAAGTACAAGCTACAAGCATAGACAAAAACAGCACAAAGAAAAAGGCCCCCATGAAACCCATGGGGACCTTTCCGCTTTTATAAGGGGATAATTATTTAAAACTTTTCAAAATCACTGTCATCGGCTTCCATATCCAGTGAGAGTCCGCCGAAACCGGACTCGGCTTTCGATCCAGTTGCTGGCGTCTGCCGTGATTTCGGGCGCGCCGGAGCTGCAGTAGGAACGTGTGCTGGTTCTGCATGTCTTGCAGTGCTCACCGGTAAAGCTCTAGGCTGTGCATAGGAGGAGTGACCATAGCCGCCAACCTTGAAAAAGGACATGGTGTTTTCAAGCATGGCACTCTGCGAGGATAGCTGTTCACTGGTAGACGCCATCTCTTCCGATGCAGAAGCATTCTGTTGAATAACAGAATCAAGTTGGGAAATAGCCTTGCTGATCTGCCCTGCTCCTGTGTTCTGCTCCGCACTGGCGGAAGAGATTTCCTGAACCAGCTCTGCGGTCTTCTGAATATTTGGGACAAGGTTTTCAAGCATTTCCCCTGCCTTCTCCGCAACTGTCACGGTTGAGGAAGAAAGCTCACTGATTTCCCCGGCGGCATTACCACTGCGCTCGGCCAACTTGCGGACCTCGGCGGCAACAACGGCAAATCCCTTACCATGTTCTCCGGCGCGGGCCGCTTCAATTGCTGCGTTCAAAGCCAGCAGATTGGTCTGGCGGGCAATTTCTTCGATAATGGAAATCTTTTCAGCAATATTCTTCATAGCCGCTACAGCTTCAGAAACAGCGGAACCGCTTTCCTGGGCATCTGCAGCAGACTTGAGAGCAATCTCCTCAGTGGTCTGCGCGTTAAGAGTATTCTGCTTAATGTTGCTGGCCATCTCCTCAATGGATGCGGAAACTTCTTCAATAGAAGCGGCCTGTTCTGTAGCTCCCTGGGAAAGGCCTTCGGCAGAAGCTGAAAGCTCGGTGCTGCCGGAAGCCACATTGCTTGCCCCTGCGCGCACGTCTGAGACAACCCTTGTAAGCTGGGCCGCCATTTCACGCATATTTCCGTAAACACCTATGGCTGGTTCATTAAATTTAAGATCTAGATCACCGCCTGCAATACTCTGGGCAACATGGGCAATGTCCGCGGGGTCACTTCCGAGCTGCCTGCTGATGGTTCTGATGATCAGAATAGCCGTAATAATACCCACCGCAATAGCAATAATGCTGATAACTATCGCCAGCATTACCGCCTGGCTGTTAGCTGCTTGAAGTTTCGGACCAAGGGCTTCCTGCTCCGTCATGACTGAAAGTTTAACTTCCTCGACATTGTTAGCGATATTCGGTCCAAGTATGTCCAGATGATTCTGCGTGATATCATTGCGATTGCTGACGACTTTCGTCAGTTTGACAAAAGTTGATGCATACTTTTCCTCAAGCTCTATTATTTCCGCAAGCAATCTGCGCCGCCCCGGATTTTGCAGACCGCGGTCAAGATCGCCGAGCATCTTTTTCAATTCATCCATTTCGACTCCAACCCGTTCTATATGCTCTTTGGCATTATTCTCCATAAATTTCAGGACGTACAAACGGGCCAACAGCAGGTTACGCATAGCATGTCCGGCTTTTACCGCCGCAATCATATCATTATCTTGTTCAGCTGTTTCGAGAATCCGGGTCAGCTTCTTTTCCATAAGCGGTCCAGCTACATTGAGCACATTTTTGAAATAACCATCCCGCTCTGCGCGTAACTTCTTAATCTTTTCGAAATATTCACCATAAGATTTTATATCATTATTCA is part of the Maridesulfovibrio sp. genome and harbors:
- a CDS encoding uridine kinase, giving the protein MGKLIKEDGEKGRLHIETKLLGESLVGKDCLRNTEADEYFHMQPEVNVLKIGGQSIMDRGAKALFPILDELVKAKEEHKILLMTGGGTRARHVYNIGIDLGMPTGVLSKLGDKVSWQNAEMLSILLAKHGGVKIGHGEHLEQLNMYCQLGYLPITTGIPPYGFFEHPAEVGSIPPHRTDSGAFLLAENIGAKSVIYLKDEKGLYEDDPKKAKDRETLKFYDRIHVDELIEMDLDDLIVERAVLTFLKNAKTLKQFQIIDVLHDPECVHAALRGEHVGTIVYK
- a CDS encoding putative sulfate/molybdate transporter codes for the protein MRISLNRMEWAGSVGDLGAMLPLAFAMIIVNGLSATGLFLTVGVFYLLGGMYYRVPIAVQPMKVISAYAIAQSLSPAVISASGMIVAVFLFFLGASGLVNKASRLIPLPVIRGVQVSTGILLLLKGVYLAAGTSGLQETLGKVEPFLSYQALGPIPLSLVFGLIFGLVTLKLINSKRVPAGLVVVGFGAILGGFLGAWRGLADLSLGFHLPQLFPFGFPSGEEFSFALLALVLPQIPMTLGNAVIANRDLSYEYFGDEGRRVTDRALCISMGLANGFAAMVGGMPVCHGAGGLAAHYRFGARTCGSNIIIGVLFVLLAIGFGPESVKVLQLIPMGVLGVLLVFAGLQLIMAARDITGRPAQAVIVLMLVVTLISNLAWAFGAGIVLSMVFIKFKVFQ
- a CDS encoding methylglyoxal synthase gives rise to the protein MSIVKNIAVVAHDNCKKELLDFVDCNHMILSRHNLVATGTTGGLVEAMIKERVTQKNDDSYDFKSVNKLKSGPLGGDQQLGAMISEGKIDVLIFFWDPMQPQPHDVDVKALLRLAVLYNIPTASNRSTAEFLISSPFFEGKFQRKETDFRDYIQRKI
- a CDS encoding methyl-accepting chemotaxis protein, with translation MKLSAKLMLGFGSVLGLLLLLAAISFWALGNSSEGFKDYRGLAIDTNLSGNLQANMLMVRMNVKDFILTGSDADIKHYDEYFAKMTEFINEALAEIKSPERASLIAKVNNDIKSYGEYFEKIKKLRAERDGYFKNVLNVAGPLMEKKLTRILETAEQDNDMIAAVKAGHAMRNLLLARLYVLKFMENNAKEHIERVGVEMDELKKMLGDLDRGLQNPGRRRLLAEIIELEEKYASTFVKLTKVVSNRNDITQNHLDILGPNIANNVEEVKLSVMTEQEALGPKLQAANSQAVMLAIVISIIAIAVGIITAILIIRTISRQLGSDPADIAHVAQSIAGGDLDLKFNEPAIGVYGNMREMAAQLTRVVSDVRAGASNVASGSTELSASAEGLSQGATEQAASIEEVSASIEEMASNIKQNTLNAQTTEEIALKSAADAQESGSAVSEAVAAMKNIAEKISIIEEIARQTNLLALNAAIEAARAGEHGKGFAVVAAEVRKLAERSGNAAGEISELSSSTVTVAEKAGEMLENLVPNIQKTAELVQEISSASAEQNTGAGQISKAISQLDSVIQQNASASEEMASTSEQLSSQSAMLENTMSFFKVGGYGHSSYAQPRALPVSTARHAEPAHVPTAAPARPKSRQTPATGSKAESGFGGLSLDMEADDSDFEKF